The DNA sequence GTACCAGGACTACATCAGTAGGGCGCTCGTCGACGGCTCTGCGGGGCAAGTGTTCGATGAGATGGTCGCGATGACCGAGGGCTGGCTGGCCAGCGCCGACCACAACCGCGTATTCCCGGCCGATGTCGACGTCAAGTCCCGTGCCACCGTCATCACCGCGATGGCCTTGGCGGTGCCGCTGCTCCAGCAACATGTTTCGCGGGGGCTCGGCGTCGACGTCAATTCGCCCGAGGGTGACCTGAAGATGGCGGCGACCCTTGTCGACGTGTACGCCAACCCGCTGTTGACCCCGGAGCAGGCACAATCGGCGCGGGAGGATCTCGCACGCAGAATGAGGTAGCTATTGCTTATTGAGCAATATTCGCTGCATAGCGTGGCAAGTACGCCTTCACCTGGTTACTCTGAGCGAGTGCCAGGTTCCCGTGCACGAGCGGTACTCCGATGATTAGTGTCGCTGGTCTACGGGTGGACGCGACTGCGGTGAAAGCGACGGCGATGCTGCTCTACGTCGTCGGATTCGCGTTCACCGTGTTTTTTGGCATCGACAGTGTGCGGCTTGCCGTGGTGCTTCTTGTCGGCATCGCAGCGACGGCCTTGCACTACTGGCCGGTGCGCGAGAAGTTCGACCGAATCTCCGTTGCGGCTGCGCTCGGCCTGCTGATCGCGTTCGTACTCGACGCGTGGTCAACCAGGGTTATCGATCACACGCTGGTGCCCACTATCGGAATCGGCGTGGTGCGCCTCTTGGCGTGGCTGTTGTCGGTTGCCGGGATTCTGGCGTTTCCGCGACGCCTTATCGACAGGGGCGACGCTCCGGAGGCCTAGGCTCCTGTTCTCTCCAACCGCGACGGCCGCGTCACCAGGTACGAGAGCACACCGGCAGTGCGGGGCGAGCGCGCCTTCGACCACCGGAACAGCAGTCCGTGCAGCAGCGGCACCGGCGACCACCAGAACCACTTGCCGAGCAGCCCCGCCACCGCCGGTACGACGAACGTTCTGACGATGAGCGTGTCGATGATCAGCCCGACGCCAATGGCGGTGCCCACCTGCTCGATGCTCAGCACATCGCTGGAGAGCATGGCGAACATGGTGATACCGAAGACGATTCCGGCCGTGGTGACGACGCCGCCCGTGCCGCCGAAGGCGCGGATCATGCCGGTGCGCAGGCCGGCGCCATCCAGGAATATCTCTTCGCGCATGCGCATGGTGAACAACAGGTTGTAGTCAGCGCCCACCGCGACCAGTGCGATGAGGGCGATCGACGGGACCGACCAGTGCAGATCGCGCCCTAACATGTCATGCCAAATCAAGGTGGTGATGCCCAATGCGGATGCGTACGAGACAACGACGGTGCCGATGACCACCGCCGCCGCCACCGGGCTGCGCAGCATGACTAACACGATGAGGAACACCAACGCGAGGGCCACGGCCGTCAACAACAGGAAGTCTTCACTGACGTATCCGCGCAATTCGGCAGTGCCGGTGCCGAATCCGGCGATGTTCACCGTGCTGCCGACGAGGGTGCCCTCCTTGGTGGCCTCGCTCACCGCGAGGGTGATCTGTGGAGATCGATGTGCGCCGTCGGCGCCGAACACCTTGCCGTCACCGAACACCAGCATGCGGGTCGAGCGGCCGTCGGGGGCGAAGTACAGGCCGGCGGCCCGCTGGAAGCGCGGATCCTGCCACGCGCGCTGGGGCAGGTAAAAACCACCCTCGCCGCTGCTGCGAAAATCTTCGCGCATCGCGCGCAGGTACTCGGTGAGTCCGGAGAACATGGTGCGCGTCTCGCCGACCGCCCTGGTCAGTTGATCGGTGATCGTGCTCAGCTGTGCCACCGTCGCCCGCATGTTCTTCACCGAATCCACGGCACCGGAGAATGATTTTTGCATTCCCTGCGCGCCGGTACCGAACTTGGCGGTGCTGGAGGTCAGCGAGGCGGTGGCCGCCACCACGGAGTCCATCGGTTCGACGGCCTTGAGCACCAGAGAACAGATGCCGTCATTGGCACAGTTGGGGTTGCCCGTGGTGAAGTTACGCAGCGGATCCATGTACTCCGATACCTGAGACACGTTGTCTTGCAGTGCTTTCATCCCCGAGTGCATGTCGCCGACGCCGCTGTTGAGCTCGCCCAGTCCGCTCACGCCGCCGGCCAGACCCTTCTGCAGCTGCGCGATGGCCTTCGAGAACTGGCTCAGCGTTGCCGAAAGCTGGTCGACGGCCCCTAAACGTTGGCTCATTTGCGTGGTGCCATCGTCCAGCTGATCGGCGATGATGCCGGCTTGTTCGGTCAGTGCCGCCTGTTCGGGGATGGCACCCGCCGGGCGCGAGGCGGATTGGACCATCCGAATTCCGGGAATCTCCATGAGTTTCTTGGTGACTCGCTCGATACCGATGACTCCGGCCGGGTTGCGCAGATCATGGTCCGATTCGATCGAGACGATCTCTGGCAGCAACCGGTTCGGCGGGAAATGTCTATCCATCGCCTGATAGCCGCGGTTCGCGTGCGTGGAAAGTGGCTGTGCGGCAAGCTCGTCGAAACCAAGGCGCAGGCCCGCGACGGGAACGGCGCACACGATGAGCACCAGCGTCGAGCCGACCAGGACCGGACCCGGCCAGCGGGCGACCATGGTGCCTACTCGGCGCCAGCGGCGTCCCGGCCGGCTCGCCCCTCCCTGCAGTGCACGCGGCTGGGCCAGGCCACGGCGGCCGGCCAAACCGATGAGCGCGGGAAGCAGGGTCAGCGAGGCCGCCATTCCGGTGAGAATCCCTATGGCACAGGGTAATCCGGCGCTGCGCAGCATACCGACCTGGGCGAACATGAGGCAGGAGAGGGCGGCGGCGATGGTCAGCCCGGACGCCGCGATGACAGGCGCCACGCTGCGGTTGGCGACGGCGAGTGACTGCTCGTGCTCCAGCCCCGCGCGTCGCTGTTCGTGATAGCGCCCGAGCAGGAAGATGCCGTAATCGGTTGCCGCGCCGAGCACCAGGGCGGCGAGCAAAGCAACCGAGAAGATGGAAACCTCAATGAGATTGCGTTCCCCCAGGAAGGCGACGATGGAGCGCGCCACGCCCAGGCCCATGCCCACGGTGATCAAGGGGATCGCGGCGGTGATCGCAGATCGATACACGGCGAACAGCAGCACGGCGATGAGCACCACGGTGACCCCGGTGATCATGAGCATCTGTGTATCGATGGAGGTGAGCTCATCGGCGATGGTGGCACCGGGTCCGGTGACCCATGCGTGCATGCCGGTGGGCGCGGGCTCCTTGGCAACGAGCTGCCGGACGGCGTCCAGGGAAGCGTTGGCCTGGGCTCCGCCGAGCTCGCCGCTCACGCGCAGCATGGTGTACGCGGCTTTGCCGTCCGGGCTGAGTGCGCCCTCGGCCGTCATGGGGTCGGCCCACAAGTCCATCGCCGAGTCCAGATGGGCGGTGTCCGCGCGCAGTTTTGTC is a window from the Mycobacteroides salmoniphilum genome containing:
- a CDS encoding TetR/AcrR family transcriptional regulator, whose product is MKSADPDDLTARARIRDAALHEFGEKGYDGATIRGIAARAGVSSGLLRHHFGSKQELRDACDEYLVKTMRDINEQVRTNMERGDVHYVSARIPIGQYQDYISRALVDGSAGQVFDEMVAMTEGWLASADHNRVFPADVDVKSRATVITAMALAVPLLQQHVSRGLGVDVNSPEGDLKMAATLVDVYANPLLTPEQAQSAREDLARRMR
- a CDS encoding RND family transporter — protein: MWEAIARFCSRYAILVIGVWILAAAAGNLLVPQVESTAHNHARGFLPQSAPVNTAGAVMGKQFQDGDGGNLNYLVLESDHKLGPVEHQYHDRLLTKLRADTAHLDSAMDLWADPMTAEGALSPDGKAAYTMLRVSGELGGAQANASLDAVRQLVAKEPAPTGMHAWVTGPGATIADELTSIDTQMLMITGVTVVLIAVLLFAVYRSAITAAIPLITVGMGLGVARSIVAFLGERNLIEVSIFSVALLAALVLGAATDYGIFLLGRYHEQRRAGLEHEQSLAVANRSVAPVIAASGLTIAAALSCLMFAQVGMLRSAGLPCAIGILTGMAASLTLLPALIGLAGRRGLAQPRALQGGASRPGRRWRRVGTMVARWPGPVLVGSTLVLIVCAVPVAGLRLGFDELAAQPLSTHANRGYQAMDRHFPPNRLLPEIVSIESDHDLRNPAGVIGIERVTKKLMEIPGIRMVQSASRPAGAIPEQAALTEQAGIIADQLDDGTTQMSQRLGAVDQLSATLSQFSKAIAQLQKGLAGGVSGLGELNSGVGDMHSGMKALQDNVSQVSEYMDPLRNFTTGNPNCANDGICSLVLKAVEPMDSVVAATASLTSSTAKFGTGAQGMQKSFSGAVDSVKNMRATVAQLSTITDQLTRAVGETRTMFSGLTEYLRAMREDFRSSGEGGFYLPQRAWQDPRFQRAAGLYFAPDGRSTRMLVFGDGKVFGADGAHRSPQITLAVSEATKEGTLVGSTVNIAGFGTGTAELRGYVSEDFLLLTAVALALVFLIVLVMLRSPVAAAVVIGTVVVSYASALGITTLIWHDMLGRDLHWSVPSIALIALVAVGADYNLLFTMRMREEIFLDGAGLRTGMIRAFGGTGGVVTTAGIVFGITMFAMLSSDVLSIEQVGTAIGVGLIIDTLIVRTFVVPAVAGLLGKWFWWSPVPLLHGLLFRWSKARSPRTAGVLSYLVTRPSRLERTGA